The following coding sequences are from one Rhipicephalus microplus isolate Deutch F79 chromosome 3, USDA_Rmic, whole genome shotgun sequence window:
- the LOC119159965 gene encoding uncharacterized protein LOC119159965: MTKESVCKKYADETLIFPGGVMPITLTEFEVPVERLLKVAKMMASIMDTLVAVTQEPGHARKNWTDLGRALEYPASAVKNNSVYLLDGVDVSRHHYLYVWLRELRIRHAQPPLVQAALEAMMLAGDQPIRLYQRFRPPYFYEDGLSAYNYATLGQILAQGAVAQLSSSTSPGMEAAKARWRTFWNQRAATDYNGAYCIRATWKKAFMEQPVAPLNESAESGVPLQRAMGARLAYLAWRRTPGSGAHGLPKMYLAPKVLFFIQHCVFGCSRMGSLGTDVPDDGCAVLMRDWGSIAEAIPCRHEDIPLPLQQCRYI; encoded by the exons ATGACGAAAGAAAGCGTCTGCAAGAAGTACGCCGACGAAACTTTGATTTTTCCTGGCGGCGTAATGCCGATCACCCTGA CTGAATTCGAGGTACCAGTCGAGCGTCTACTCAAAGTGGCCAAGATGATGGCGTCGATAATGGACACGCTTGTCGCGGTTACGCAAGAGCCGGGTCACGCACGAAAGAACTGGACAGATCTGGGACGCGCCTTGGAGTACCCGGCATCAGCAGTGAAGAACAACTCGGTGTACTTACTCGATGGAGTAGACGTGAGCAGGCACCACTACCTGTACGTGTGGCTGAGGGAGCTGAGGATCCGACACGCACAGCCTCCACTAGTCCAGGCCGCGCTGGAGGCCATGATGCTCGCTGGAGACCAGCCCATCAGGCTGTACCAGAGGTTCAGGCCACCGTACTTCTACGAAGATGGACTTTCAGCATACAACTACGCCACGCTGGGGCAG ATCCTAGCCCAgggcgccgtggcgcaattgtcatCCTCGACCAGTCCGGGAATGGAAGCGGCGAAGGCGCGGTGGCGCACTTTCTGGAACCAAAGGGCGGCAACCGACTACAACGGAGCCTACTGCATTCGCGCGACCTGGAAGAAG GCATTCATGGAGCAGCCCGTGGCACCACTGAACGAATCGGCGGAGAGTGGAGTGCCTCTACAGCGGGCGATGGGTGCTCGACTGGCGTACCTCGCCTGGCGGAGGACGCCGGGTAGCGGGGCCCACGGCCTGCCTAAGATGTACCTGGCGCCCAAAGTGCTCTTTTTCATCCAGCACTGCGTCTTCGGCTGCTCTCGCATGGGATCCTTGGGAACCGATGTGCCAGACGACGGCTGCGCGGTGCTGATGCGTGACTGGGGATCCATCGCGGAAGCCATTCCATGCAGGCACGAAGATATTCCCTTGCCCCTGCAGCAATGCCGCTACATTTGA